The following is a genomic window from Nitrospirota bacterium.
TTTTTTGAAACAATGCCTTTTGCCTGTTCGGGATGCATTATCACAAACTCTTCGGCTTGAACCAATGCCCTTAATGTGTTTTTCACAACCTCCGGTTTGTTCTTTATAAAGCTGTTTAAAGCTACGATGTTATAGTTTTTTACCATGAGCAGTGGTTCGTCAAAAACTGTGGAATTATCTCCGAAAAATCTGACGGATTTTGTACTAAACGGTTCTCTTGTGGAGATGGCATCAACCTCTCCAAACGTAAATGAAGTAAATGTATCTGCCGGATTTTTGAAAATTATTTTTACATCTTCCTCGGGTATCCCAAATTTTAATAAAAACAGATGTAAATAATAATGAGGCCCCGTGCCTTTAGCCGTTCCTATACGTTTACCCTTCAGGTCTGTGGGGTTGACAATGCCTCTGTCCTTTCGTGCAATGATTCTTGGATCATTACCGGAGGAACCAATGGATGCGATAGCACTGAAATCCTGCCGTTTAAAGCTATTGAAGACGAAATTCATGTCCGTTGCAGTGGCCATATCAATTTTACCTTCTAACATATCTCTTATTGCAACGATTCCGCCCTCGATGTATTTAACCGTCATATCGAGGCCGTTTGCCGTGAAATAACCATTCTCCTCTGCTATCATACACAGTGCGGTCATAGGTTCTAATGCAACCCCAAGACTTACCTTTTCACGTACCGCTTTAGGTTTGCCATTTCTTGTTTGCATAGTAATGGTGAACACCATAAGTGTCACCACTATGAGCAATATTGATAATTTGACCTTTTTCATATTCCCCTGTTTAACACCATTTTAATACCAGATTGTCTTCCCAGACCTGTTAAATAACCTCTAAAAATAATATTCTACCCCTCCCTTGCACAATACAAAATACTCTCAGCCAAATACTCCAGATTAATCGGCTTTATTATATTTCTACAAACCGTATCACTTGTATGCTGTTCATCGTTATAAGCGGTGGTTATTATAATGGGCTGGGATTTACCGGTTTTCTGTATTTTTTCTATCATTGCCATTCCATCCATAACAGGCATTTGAATATCAGTTATCACTATATCAATTGCAGGTTCATTTGCTATATAAATATCCAAACCTTCTTTACCATTCTGAGCTTCATAAACAAAAGCTACCCTTCTCTTTAAAAAACGGGCAACCGTTCCTCTTATATGTGGATCATCTTCTACGTAAAGAACTGTTAATGTTTTCAGTAATTCATTCTCTGCTGTCATATCTCTATCCTAAACTCACACCATCCATCCATGTTCCTAACCGTAATAGTGCCTTTCATGTTTTTCTCTATTATTACCTTTGCCATATATAGCCCCAAACCAACTCCCTGTGACCTGTCTTTGGTGGTAAAGTACGGCTCAAACACTTTGTTTATTATATCATCAGGAATTTCACCACCATTGTCAGAAACAGATATAATTACTCTATTGGTAGTGGCATCCTTATTTAACTTTATTTTAATAATTCCATTAATGATATTATTTTGTTCAAATTTATCCTTGGCATTTGTTAGAATATTTAAAATTACATTGGCAAACTCATTCGGATATCCTTGTATAGTTAAACTCTCATCTAATTCATTATCGATAACAATACCTTTCTCTTTGATATACCCTGATAGCAGTGATTTGGCTCTGTTTATCTTATCAGCTATGTTGAACTCAGTTAGTTCTTTCTTTTGGATATAAAAATTTCTTAAATTATCTATTGTCGCCGATAGATTATTCAGTTCAGACATGGACTCTTCAATAATCTTAATCATATATGCTTCGTCTAATTCATCATGTATGTATGCATCTTTTATTTCCTGGATTGAAACTCCGATTGCACATAACGGTTGCCTCCAGTGGTGAGAGATATTTATAAGTAATTCACCCATGGCAGCCAGTTTGGACTGCTGGATCAGAATTTGCTCCTGTCTCCTGCCATCTTGTTCCGCGGCTTTTTTTTCTGTTATGTCAATGCAGGCGCCTGCCATAGAAATGATGTCTCCCCTGTCGTTCATAAACGGTACCCCGACGTACAGAATCCAGCACTCGGTGCCCTCAGGCAATATAATGCGGCATTCGAGGGAAAACTTTACTTTATTCACCATAGCGCTTCTAATAGCTTCCTCTACCTTTTCCCTGTCACCGGGATGTATTCGCTGAATAAAATCGTTTACAGGCTGGGTTGTTTCCCTGGGTATCAGTCCCAGAATGGCATTGAGGTTTTCATCACGAGTATCTTCACCGGAATCTACCATCCAGCGCCACGTTCCTATACGCGAGGCTGAAAGAACCGCGCTGAGCCTCTGTCTGCTATCTTGCAGAGCTTCCCGCATCTCCTTCATTTCAGTTACATCCTGAATTGTACCATAAAGGACTTTTACCGTGCCGTTAGAGCTGTACTTTACCTGGCCTATGGTGTAAATGTAACGGGTTTCTCCATTTCTTCTTATGATGCGGTACTCAAAGGGATGACCTCCCTTGTCCGTTATCCAGTGTTTTACGTTGTTATTGTGAAAATCCCTGTCGTCAGGATGGATAATATTCTTTAGGTCGTTATATGAGAGACTTGTTTCTTTTTTCTCCATGCCGTATATGGCGTATGCTTCATCGGACCATAGAACTCTGTCTTTGTCGATATCATATTCCCAACTACCTATATGTGCAATGCGCTGGGATTCTATAAGTTTAGCACTGCTCTCGCTGAGTTCCTTGTTTGTCACACATATAGTCTGGAGGTATTCCCTGTTTTGTACCGTTTTAACCACTACACCGGCAATGTTTTTAATAAATGGCTCATAGGGAATGTATTGTTCCAGGTTATGCAGTTTAGACAGGAAAACCCCCATAAATCGCTCTTTATCTTTTAAGGTAACGACTCTGTCGTTTTGAGATACGGTAAAGTTACATTTTTTTAATGATGAGTGGTCGCTGAAATCACAGTCGCCACACTTAAAAAACCGATCATGTAAGGAGTCGTAAACCGTACCGTTAATACATAGTAAAAGATGGGAAACACCGGGTATTTCAATTAAAGCATGCCCCAGGAATCCCACCATGCCTTCCATGGTTGGCATAACGTCAAGAGATTCCTGAATGACAAGCATCTTGCCAAGAATGTCTGCCTGTATTTGATTATCGTTCATACCCTCTTTCTCAACGGTTTTGGTATTTTATATTTCCCTGCTCTATTGATTTACTGAATACCTCTGGAGAAATACCTCAGGCTTGATGTAATAAGGATTGTAGAGTATGTTTCCTCTTACAACCATAAGAGGATGAACGCTCAATACGTCAAAAATGGTTCCACCGTCGAACTTTGTAGCGTCATACTGGCATATGCCCGTAATCGGATATTCGTTAAATAATATGTTGATCCTGCTCTCGTATTCTATTAACCGCTTCTTATCGATTGTGTCTTTAAGGGCCCAACCCATCTCTCCGCTTGCCCTGATCAAATTAAAACCTTCATCCAGGCTGGCGAAAAAGAAATCTTTAAGGAGAGACAGCATTCTATCAGGTATAAAAGTGCCGTCAGGGCAATAAACGGGAGAATTCATCCTGGCCACCAGTTGTTTAGTGCCTGCATATTTCGAAACCTCCACGCCAAGTTCCTTCATGTAGCCGTCTATGTCACTTTCGGTTGCAACGTCTGCGAAATAAGCGACTTTTTCCCCTGACACCAATCCACTCTCCACATACCTGGACATTACGGACTTACGCTCTGTGTCGTCGTTATAGATGTAACACATGTGGATTCCGTTTTGAAACTTCGTCTCGGTAAACCCTAAACTTATTTCCGTCCGAACTATATCCTTACTCATGTTATTACCTCCTTTTCGCTGGGCTGTTAACCCCCCTGCCCGGAGTGGCGTTCTATAATAAGGATTGCAGCACACACTCTTGTGAAAGATCTGCGGCGGCTGGAGTACACGCCCAGCCCGGCATTACTCTCTTTCGAGATACATCACAAGTACTAATATTATTATACAACAATTGGCGATTTCATACAATAACTCTAAATATTTATAGTGTTCAGACTTGATAATTTAGACAGAAAATTTCAATTTAACCATCTTTCTTTCCCAGATACGCATCCATTACTCTTTTTTCATTAAGCAGTTCTTTAGAATTCCCCTCCATTACGATCCTGCCGGTTTCCATTACATATGCGTAGTCAGATATACTTAAAGCCTTGTGAACATTTTGCTCAACCAACATAATGGTTACGCCGCTTTCGTTGATTTCGCTAATTATCTCAAATATGTGTTCTATAACTATGGGAGCCAGCCCAAGTGATGGTTCATCAAATAAAATGAATTTAGGTTTTGACATCAGCGCTCTCCCAATTGCAAGCATCTGCTGTTCACCGCCGGAAAGAGTCCCTGCCAATTGGTCTTTTCTTGAGCCAAGAATTGGAAATTTCTCAAGTATATTTTCCAAATCAGGCATAACTTCACGGTCCTGCCTTATGTAAGCTCCCATAAGCAGATTTTCAAGCACAGTCATCTTATTTAGAATCGCCCGTCCCTCTGGTACATAGGATATTCCCTTGCGTATTATCTCATCGGCTCTGAGGGTGTCAATCTTCATACCGTTATAGCGTATTTTACCGGAGAGAGGCGGAATTAATCCGGCTATCGTTTTCATTAGTGTGGTTTTGCCTGCTCCATTTGCGCCCACAAGCGAAACAACCTGTCTGTCCTTAACTCTTAGTGTAACCCCTCTTAAGGCTTCAACGTGGCCGTAACAAACCGAGAGCGAATCTATTTCAAGATCTGGCATTTTTCACAACCTCAGCTGTTTTACCAAGATAGGCCTCGATTACCTCTGGATTTTTTTGAATTTCCGCAGGGGTCCCCACTGCTATAACATGTCCGAAGTTAAGCGCAATAACGATGTCACATACGCCCATGACAAGTCCCATATCGTGCTCTATCAAAAGCACTGAAACCCCGTTGTCCCGTATTTCCATTATAAGTCTCATAATGTCCTGTGTCTCGGTATCGTTCATACCGGAGACAGGCTCATCCAAAAGCAAAAGCTGCGGGTTTAACGCTAAAGACCTGGCTATTTCCAGCCGTCTCTGCTGCCCATAGGAAAAATTATCTGAAATCTCATCAGCCTTTCCACTGAGCCCAACAAATGAAAGCAGTTGTTGAGCTTTTTCCAGTAACAACTGCTCCTGCCGCCTGTAGCCGGTAAATTTAAAAGCACACCTGCAAACTCCCCCTCTGCTTACAGAGTGCATTCCTGTCATGACGTTTTCAACCGCCTCCATCTGTCCAAACAGCTTTATGTTTTGAAACGTCCGTCCAATGCCAAGCTCTGCAATTCTGTATGGCCTGAGGCCGGTTATATCCTTGCCGTTAAAAATTATCCGTCCTGAGTCCTCTTTTGTTATCGAGGTTATGATATTAAAAAGTGTGGTTTTGCCTGCTCCGTTTGGGCCTATCAGGCCAACTATCTCTCCGGCTTTAACATTCAGGGAAACATCGCGTAGTGCTGTTACTCCTCCAAAATTTTTATTTATTAGTTTTAATTGCAGCATTATTTGTTTTTTTACCGTGTTTTCTGAAAAAGTTTTCAGTAATAATTCCCTCAGGTTTAAATGCCATCATAATGACAAGGATAGCTCCAAAAGCTACATACCGGTAGTCTTTGAGAAATCTTAGTGCCTCCGGTATGACTGTTAAAACAGTTGCTCCAAACACAGCGCCAAGTACATGCCCGCTCCCTCCCAACACGGTAAATATCAGCGCCTCCACTGCCCTGTGATATGTAAAGTCCGAGGGACTGATGTATGATACCGTATGGGCGTAGAGCGCCCCTGCAATTGCCGATATAAAGGCGCTTTGGCTAAATGCAAGCACCTTGTAGTAGTGAATGTTTATGCCAATGGATTCTGCCGCTGTCTCATCCAGTCTGATTGCATTGTTTGCCCTCCATATGCGGGTATTTCTTAGCGAAGCAAAAAACCAGACGAAAAATCCGGTGATGAAAAATAGTATCAAAAAGACCGTTAAATCGGATGCCACATTCTTATTGGAACTATCTATAATGCTTTGCTCCGTTAAAAATCTCACAGTACTGCTGCTGATTAACGGTATTGCGCTTATGCCTGTAGCGCCTCCGGTTATTGTTTCCCATTTTATGAAAATTACTCTCATCACCTCTCCAAACCCCAGTGTGGCAATGGCAAGATATACGCCTTTAAGGCGAAGTGATGGAACACCAACCAGAATTCCTACTAAAGTTGAAACTCCTCCGGCAATAACTATAGCAAAAGGTATTGGCAGGCCAAAGCGTGTTACGGCAATTGCCGATACATATGCGCCAAGTCCCATAAAACCGGCGCCTCCCAGTGAAAGCTGTCCGGTTGACAACGGAACATAGACTCCTAAAGCAAGCATGATGTTAATCAGTGTAAAGGAGCCTATCTGAATGTAGTATGAATTTAAATAGCTTAACACTTATACTTTTACTTTTTGAATTGTGCCGAACAGGCCCTGAGGTTTGATTAACAATACGGCCATTATAATTATAAAACCGATAATTTCCTTGTAGCCGGAATCTCCGTAAGCTACCACAAATGTCTCGGCAAGTCCCAGTAGAATGCCCCCTGTAACCGCTCCGTTAACGCTTCCCATGCCGCCTAAAATTATAATTGCAAGTCCTTTAAGCCCCATTGCCAGCCCTATTTCATTGTTTACACTGTTAAATGCCATTGCTACAAGCACTCCTGCCGCCCCTCCGGCACATGAGGCACTAACGACCGTGAAGGTTATAACTTTTGACGTGTTGACTCCCAAAAAAGCCGCAGTGTCAGGATTTTCCGAAACTGCCCTGAGTGCCCGTCCGCTTTTGGAGTTTTTCAGCCAAACGTATAAAAGTATTGTAATAGTAAAAGACACGGCAAGGATTACAATGTTTATTAAGTTTATATCTACGTCGCCCAGTTTAAAGTTAATTTCGGAAATTGAGGTCCTAAATGAAATCGTGTCGCTTCCAAAAAGCGCTCTGGCTATGTTTTCAAGTATAATCGAAACTCCTATTGTGCTGATTAGAGGAGCAAGAGGGGATGAGTTTTTCATCCTTCTTAATGGCCGCAGGGCAAATAGTTCAAGAGCATATCCTAACAGTCCGCTTACGATACACCCGCCCAAAAACCCCACCCATAGCGGCAGCCCCAGCTTGCTTACAATCAGCACAGCCGTAAAAGCTCCAAACATAAAAACTGCACCGTGTGCCATATTAAGAATATCCAGCACGCCAAAGATAAGTGTCAAGCCTAAAGCCGTTAAAGAGTATATGCTTCCAAGCGTTATCCCGTTTATTAGCTGCTCGATAAAAAGGTGCATAATGTGGATATTTATTATTGCAGAAGTTGGAACTTGCCGTCTTTGGCTATCAACACAAAAGGTTCCATATCAACGTCACGGTTTTGATCAAATGAGAATTTTCCAAGCACTCCGTTGAAATTTCTGACAGAAGCAAGCGCATCCCGAATTTTATTTCTGTCAGAGGAGGCAGCCGTCTTAATTGCGTGAGCCATAATAAACAATCCGTCATAGGCTTGAGCCGCGAACTGGTCTGGTTTGCTGCCATAGGCTTTCTCAAACTTGCCGATAAAATCCAAAACTTTAGGGTTTTCTACAGATTCGCTAAACCACGGGGTTGCAACTATCAGTACGTCTGAAGAGCTCCCGGCTATTTCAAATATCTTAGGGGAGTTAAAACCATTTCCGCCAATTACCGGCACAGTAATTCCCATTTTCCTTGCCTGATCCAAAATCACCCCGCCCTCGTTATAAAGCGCCGAGCACAACAGGGCATCCGGCGAGGTGGATTTAATCTTTGTAAGCTGGGCTTTAAAATCCGTCTGCCCTTTTTGAAATTTCTCTATGGTGGTGATATTTAATCCAAGAGCCTCTGCCGTTGATTTCATAGTGTCAAAAGCAGATTTGGTAAAAACGTCATCGTCACCGTAAAGCATGGCAACGTTTTTAATGTGATATTTCTCAATTGCCTTTTTAATAGCAAATGGAATCGCAATGGACTCAGGCATAGAATCTCTGAAAACGAATTGTCCGATGCCGGTTATACCGGAGGCTGTGTTTGAAGTAGCAAGGATTGGGATGCCGTTACCGTTTGCCTCAGGGCCCACCAACCGCATCTCGGTACTCAGTGTAGGCCCCAAAATTGCCGTAACCTTATCCGAGTTGATTAGTTTTTTAACTACCGAAAGCGCCTGCTCTTGTTTACCGGCAGAGTCCTCAATAATCAGCTCTATGTTTAAAGTGCCGGCTTTATTAATCTCTGAAGCGGCTAATTTAAATCCGTTTACTATAGAATTTCCATAACCGGCAGCAGGCCCACTAAGAGCTGCTATTATCCCTATTTTTATGGACTGCTGCTGATTAGGCTGTTCGCCTTTCACTTTCGGCACATCAACCTTACAGGAAAACAGCAGCAACGATACCGCTATAATTATTATCTTCTTTAGCTTCAATCTAACCATTAACCGCTTTGGATTTCATCTGAAATTTAAAACTTTCCGCTGCTTTGTGTCAATAGGGAGAGGGAAAGTAGTAATGAAGAGTAAAAATGAGAAAGTAGTAAGGGAGAGTAAGTGATAAGGGAAAGGGCTTTGCCCTTTCCCTTAAATCCTTTCCCACACGGGGAATGATTCCCCGTGACCCCCGGTTTTGTGGTTAGCGATTGGGTGGGTGTAGGGGCAACCCCCTGTGGTTGCCCTTGCTTTGTTAGTGTGCTTGTGATAAAAGAATTTTTCAACCGGCGTACCGCCGCTTAAAAAGTTTCAATTGCGAGCTTCGCCCGCAAAACAGACGATCAGATTAAAATTATCAGTCATGACGCAACCTTATATTTCTAAATTCCCTAAATGTTATATAATAAGACATTGTGGACTTACCATAAGGAGGTACAATGATTTTACAAAAAAAAGAAATATATAATCTGATAGATGACTTACCGGATTTGGTAGAAATTGATGAGGTCATCTACCGGTTGTATTTACGTCAGAAACTTGAATCTGCAGAAAGCGATATAAATGAAGACAATCTTATTTCACATGAGGACATGGTTAAGGAAACTGTGAATTGGTTCAAATAAAATGGACACTTACACATCCCCCCGCCGCTTAAAGAGTCTCAATGCAAGCGATGAAAGCCCAAGACGGATGGGCATTATTAAAGTAAGGAACTCTTGATAAGGGATTTTTCTCTTTTTTGTCATTCCCGTGAAAACGGGAATCCAGTCCCATGAGGTAGAGGCGAATAATTATTCACCATACTAAGACAATAATAATTTTTTTTCTAATGCGTTTGCCCTGATAGGAAAAGGGGGATTAAGGGTTATTTCATTTTTATTAAGTATTATTGCTCTAAAGTGTTGATGTGTTTTACTTTTTGTTTGTTATTTGGTATAACAAAAAGAGGAGGTAATTACATGAAATACAGAATATTGGTAGAACAAGACGAGGATGGAGTATTTATAGCACAGTGTCCGGCATTACCTGGCTGTGTATCTCAGGGTAAAACCAGGCAGGAGGCGATTACAAATATTGCAGATGCCATTAAAGGTTATATAGAGAGTTTAAAAAAGCACAGTGAAGCTATTCCGCCACCGATAGAAGAGGAATTAGTTGAGGTATTGGTTTGACCAGATTACCGGTATTATCAGGTAAAGATTTATGTAAAGCGTTAGAGAATTTCGGATATTTAATAGACCATCAAACATGAGGCCATATCATTCTTAGAAATCATCTTCCGCCTTACAGAAGAGCAGTAGTACCTAACCATAAAGAAATTGCAAAAGGAACTCTAAAAGCTATATTGAATCAAACCGGACTAACTATTGAAGAGCTAAACAAAGTTCTCTGAAATAATATCACATCTCATTGCGCGTTAAAGAAATCACCGCGTTGGAGCAAGCTTGAAGATTGCCCCCCACAGTGTTTGGAAATATGGGAATGCTGGTAAATTAATTCACCCCTTTATCCTTTTAACCCTTTTTTTGCAAATTCAAGATTTCTCTGCGTAGTTTGAACAGACGGATGGTTTTCATCAAAAAATTTTAATTTAATACTTAAAGCCTGCTCGTAATACTCAATAGCTTTTTCAGATTCACCAAGTTGGCTTAAAATGAATCCATAGGCAATCAGCAAAGCAGCTACATTTCCAGCATTTGCCTCTATCGCTCTTTTTATAACTGCATCGTCTATTTTATCTGCTATTTCCTTTTGCATGGAGCGTGTTTCTCTGAAGAGCAGCAAATTTTTCATGTGTGCGCTTAACCAAGCTGCATGTTTACAAGCGCCGAAAATATTATCTGTTTTTGTGGCGTGGTATAACGCCTCCTCCAAATACTTTGGCTCAGGATATTTATTATTTTTCAAACTTTTTTCAACTTCACCATCATACCAACCATAAGCATTATTGTGCATTTGGTGCTTTTCGGTATCATTGAGCTTATCCCACATCATGTCTCGTATCACAGGGGTCACCCAATAGTAAGCTTTTTTTTGAGCGTCCTGCTCTTTTTCCATGAATGTGAGGGTTACACCGCTGTCGGTTTTCTTTGTTAAATCCGCACCGGTAAAGGACATTAGCGGCATATCGTGTAGCTTTTTATTGAGGCGTCGTCCTTCAAATTCAAGTTTGAAGTCATACCGGCTTGTTATTATTATGTTGGTTATATAGTTAGCCCAATCAAGAGAGTACAAGAGCGGCCTTATAGCGTCAAGGGCATCACGCGTTATATGGAATTCGTCATTAGCCGAGCGCTCCAGCACCTGTTCAAAATCGTCAAACAAAAATATCGTAGGAATTTCTTTAAAGGTCGCTCTCATTAGCGCTTTAATTTGCTCGTCATAACCAATATCAGATTTTAGAATTTCTAAGCCATTTTTATTTCCATGTTTCTCTACCAAATCCTTGATTTTTGTAAGTATATCAAGTTTACTAAATTGCCCATGAAATACGATTAATTCCCTGTCACGAAACCGCTCGATCAGCTTACCGGAGAGGGTACTTTTCCCAACCCCTGCCACTCCCCGGATAAGCAGCCCAAACTTACTGTGTTCTTTTCCTTTCAAAATATTAATTCCATGCTGAACATATCGCCGCCTGCCGACAAATCCGGTCTCAAGCGCCTTAACCTGGGAATCCCCCAAATACGTATAAACCAACTTTCGCCGTGGCAGATATTTTAACTTCTGTCCGGCGGTTACTATAGGCTCAAGCGGACTCTCATCAGTAAATGCCCTAAGAATGTGCCACGAGTGGTAACTGTCTCTATATAATTGCCGTGTCTTTATGATGCTATCTGCAATACCCTTGCCCTCTGCGATGGTTTTATAAAGCTCCGCTCCCATACGCGTTGCACAAAAATCATAAACCGGCAGCCCCCAACCAAGCACTATGGGAATTCCTGCCTGTACCATCTTACATGCAAAAGACTGGCCGGAGCCGTCTCCCTTACCTGTTAAACATCCGGATAGAAAGAGCATTTTGGGTTTGAAACTCTCCAGCTTTTCCCATAATTTTTCGTGTGTCACCATATCGGGATTGCCTGTCTCATCCTCCATACAAAACACAGGGTTTTCATCAATATTGGCATGACCACTCATATGGACTATGTCGCTGCCGGCAATTTCATAGAGAGTATCATACAAGCCATCTATTGAGCCGGAATCCTCCACTGTGATATCAACAGGGATATGTCCCATTTTTTCAAGAATTAGTTCCTCCTCTTTGTCGTATTCAAGCACTGGCTTTACCCCAGCAGGGGATGAGGCCATAAAGAGGAGTTTTAGTGGATCATTATTTGGTTTTCGTTTTTTGT
Proteins encoded in this region:
- a CDS encoding response regulator, which codes for MTAENELLKTLTVLYVEDDPHIRGTVARFLKRRVAFVYEAQNGKEGLDIYIANEPAIDIVITDIQMPVMDGMAMIEKIQKTGKSQPIIITTAYNDEQHTSDTVCRNIIKPINLEYLAESILYCAREG
- a CDS encoding ABC transporter ATP-binding protein, yielding MMLQLKLINKNFGGVTALRDVSLNVKAGEIVGLIGPNGAGKTTLFNIITSITKEDSGRIIFNGKDITGLRPYRIAELGIGRTFQNIKLFGQMEAVENVMTGMHSVSRGGVCRCAFKFTGYRRQEQLLLEKAQQLLSFVGLSGKADEISDNFSYGQQRRLEIARSLALNPQLLLLDEPVSGMNDTETQDIMRLIMEIRDNGVSVLLIEHDMGLVMGVCDIVIALNFGHVIAVGTPAEIQKNPEVIEAYLGKTAEVVKNARS
- a CDS encoding PAS domain-containing sensor histidine kinase, with translation MNDNQIQADILGKMLVIQESLDVMPTMEGMVGFLGHALIEIPGVSHLLLCINGTVYDSLHDRFFKCGDCDFSDHSSLKKCNFTVSQNDRVVTLKDKERFMGVFLSKLHNLEQYIPYEPFIKNIAGVVVKTVQNREYLQTICVTNKELSESSAKLIESQRIAHIGSWEYDIDKDRVLWSDEAYAIYGMEKKETSLSYNDLKNIIHPDDRDFHNNNVKHWITDKGGHPFEYRIIRRNGETRYIYTIGQVKYSSNGTVKVLYGTIQDVTEMKEMREALQDSRQRLSAVLSASRIGTWRWMVDSGEDTRDENLNAILGLIPRETTQPVNDFIQRIHPGDREKVEEAIRSAMVNKVKFSLECRIILPEGTECWILYVGVPFMNDRGDIISMAGACIDITEKKAAEQDGRRQEQILIQQSKLAAMGELLINISHHWRQPLCAIGVSIQEIKDAYIHDELDEAYMIKIIEESMSELNNLSATIDNLRNFYIQKKELTEFNIADKINRAKSLLSGYIKEKGIVIDNELDESLTIQGYPNEFANVILNILTNAKDKFEQNNIINGIIKIKLNKDATTNRVIISVSDNGGEIPDDIINKVFEPYFTTKDRSQGVGLGLYMAKVIIEKNMKGTITVRNMDGWCEFRIEI
- a CDS encoding ABC transporter substrate-binding protein, whose amino-acid sequence is MKKVKLSILLIVVTLMVFTITMQTRNGKPKAVREKVSLGVALEPMTALCMIAEENGYFTANGLDMTVKYIEGGIVAIRDMLEGKIDMATATDMNFVFNSFKRQDFSAIASIGSSGNDPRIIARKDRGIVNPTDLKGKRIGTAKGTGPHYYLHLFLLKFGIPEEDVKIIFKNPADTFTSFTFGEVDAISTREPFSTKSVRFFGDNSTVFDEPLLMVKNYNIVALNSFIKNKPEVVKNTLRALVQAEEFVIMHPEQAKGIVSKKLDLSYNETSQILQDMKLKVFLEQSLLNRLEDQATWMVNYKVVENKEIPNYFWFVYTDGLNSVKPEAVTVIR
- a CDS encoding MEDS domain-containing protein, coding for MSKDIVRTEISLGFTETKFQNGIHMCYIYNDDTERKSVMSRYVESGLVSGEKVAYFADVATESDIDGYMKELGVEVSKYAGTKQLVARMNSPVYCPDGTFIPDRMLSLLKDFFFASLDEGFNLIRASGEMGWALKDTIDKKRLIEYESRINILFNEYPITGICQYDATKFDGGTIFDVLSVHPLMVVRGNILYNPYYIKPEVFLQRYSVNQ
- a CDS encoding ABC transporter ATP-binding protein encodes the protein MPDLEIDSLSVCYGHVEALRGVTLRVKDRQVVSLVGANGAGKTTLMKTIAGLIPPLSGKIRYNGMKIDTLRADEIIRKGISYVPEGRAILNKMTVLENLLMGAYIRQDREVMPDLENILEKFPILGSRKDQLAGTLSGGEQQMLAIGRALMSKPKFILFDEPSLGLAPIVIEHIFEIISEINESGVTIMLVEQNVHKALSISDYAYVMETGRIVMEGNSKELLNEKRVMDAYLGKKDG
- a CDS encoding ABC transporter substrate-binding protein; translated protein: MVRLKLKKIIIIAVSLLLFSCKVDVPKVKGEQPNQQQSIKIGIIAALSGPAAGYGNSIVNGFKLAASEINKAGTLNIELIIEDSAGKQEQALSVVKKLINSDKVTAILGPTLSTEMRLVGPEANGNGIPILATSNTASGITGIGQFVFRDSMPESIAIPFAIKKAIEKYHIKNVAMLYGDDDVFTKSAFDTMKSTAEALGLNITTIEKFQKGQTDFKAQLTKIKSTSPDALLCSALYNEGGVILDQARKMGITVPVIGGNGFNSPKIFEIAGSSSDVLIVATPWFSESVENPKVLDFIGKFEKAYGSKPDQFAAQAYDGLFIMAHAIKTAASSDRNKIRDALASVRNFNGVLGKFSFDQNRDVDMEPFVLIAKDGKFQLLQ
- a CDS encoding branched-chain amino acid ABC transporter permease — protein: MHLFIEQLINGITLGSIYSLTALGLTLIFGVLDILNMAHGAVFMFGAFTAVLIVSKLGLPLWVGFLGGCIVSGLLGYALELFALRPLRRMKNSSPLAPLISTIGVSIILENIARALFGSDTISFRTSISEINFKLGDVDINLINIVILAVSFTITILLYVWLKNSKSGRALRAVSENPDTAAFLGVNTSKVITFTVVSASCAGGAAGVLVAMAFNSVNNEIGLAMGLKGLAIIILGGMGSVNGAVTGGILLGLAETFVVAYGDSGYKEIIGFIIIMAVLLIKPQGLFGTIQKVKV
- a CDS encoding branched-chain amino acid ABC transporter permease; the protein is MLSYLNSYYIQIGSFTLINIMLALGVYVPLSTGQLSLGGAGFMGLGAYVSAIAVTRFGLPIPFAIVIAGGVSTLVGILVGVPSLRLKGVYLAIATLGFGEVMRVIFIKWETITGGATGISAIPLISSSTVRFLTEQSIIDSSNKNVASDLTVFLILFFITGFFVWFFASLRNTRIWRANNAIRLDETAAESIGINIHYYKVLAFSQSAFISAIAGALYAHTVSYISPSDFTYHRAVEALIFTVLGGSGHVLGAVFGATVLTVIPEALRFLKDYRYVAFGAILVIMMAFKPEGIITENFFRKHGKKTNNAAIKTNK
- a CDS encoding type II toxin-antitoxin system HicB family antitoxin, whose translation is MKYRILVEQDEDGVFIAQCPALPGCVSQGKTRQEAITNIADAIKGYIESLKKHSEAIPPPIEEELVEVLV